The Nocardioides humi genome includes a region encoding these proteins:
- a CDS encoding HIT domain-containing protein yields the protein MTAAPDCLFCKIVAGEIPAEVVHTTERTVAFRDINPQAPLHVLVVPREHEPNAAASAAADPATFAEIATTARSVATAEGYDDYRLVFNTGAGAQQTVFHTHCHVLAGRDLTWPPG from the coding sequence GTGACTGCCGCACCCGACTGCCTGTTCTGCAAGATCGTCGCCGGCGAGATCCCGGCCGAGGTCGTCCACACCACCGAGCGCACGGTCGCCTTCCGCGACATCAACCCGCAGGCGCCGCTGCACGTCCTCGTGGTGCCGCGCGAGCACGAGCCGAACGCCGCGGCCTCCGCCGCCGCGGACCCGGCCACCTTCGCGGAGATCGCCACCACGGCGCGCTCGGTCGCCACCGCGGAGGGGTACGACGACTACCGGCTCGTCTTCAACACCGGAGCCGGCGCCCAGCAGACGGTCTTCCACACCCACTGCCACGTGCTCGCCGGCCGCGACCTGACCTGGCCCCCGGGCTGA
- a CDS encoding Gmad2 immunoglobulin-like domain-containing protein — protein MRTLPSRPYAVLAALALGSCLLAGCGDDPEPRTDPTPTEQTSEPTPIETATEEPGDTVAAPVYFVGETPQGPRLYREFRQVEADNPLEEAGALVTAGDTLDPDYRTAWPQGAFASVTQAPESIVVELADDGWLTAGDLDAATAELAVQQLVLTLQGTAGEPLPVEVVLGDGPVATLLGIDATKGFTAAPELDVLALVNITEPAEGATVSGTFTATGRASSFEATVPWEVRDESGTVVLDGFATAEGWMDKLYPWTSEVDVSTLEPGSYTFVARTDDPSDGEGGGPTEDTKRITVK, from the coding sequence ATGCGCACTCTCCCGAGCCGCCCGTACGCCGTCCTCGCCGCACTCGCCCTCGGCAGCTGCCTGCTGGCCGGGTGCGGCGACGACCCCGAGCCCCGGACCGACCCGACGCCCACGGAGCAGACGTCCGAGCCGACCCCGATCGAGACCGCGACCGAGGAGCCGGGCGACACGGTCGCCGCGCCCGTCTACTTCGTCGGCGAGACCCCGCAGGGGCCGCGGCTGTACCGGGAGTTCCGCCAGGTCGAGGCCGACAACCCGCTCGAGGAGGCGGGGGCGCTGGTCACCGCCGGCGACACGCTCGACCCCGACTACCGCACCGCCTGGCCGCAGGGTGCGTTCGCGTCGGTCACCCAGGCACCGGAGTCGATCGTCGTGGAGCTGGCGGACGACGGCTGGCTGACCGCGGGCGACCTGGACGCGGCGACCGCCGAGCTGGCCGTCCAGCAGCTCGTCCTCACCCTCCAGGGGACCGCCGGGGAGCCGCTGCCGGTGGAGGTGGTGCTCGGCGACGGGCCCGTCGCGACGCTGCTCGGCATCGACGCGACGAAGGGCTTCACCGCGGCCCCCGAGCTCGACGTACTGGCCCTGGTCAACATCACCGAGCCGGCGGAGGGCGCCACGGTCAGCGGCACGTTCACCGCCACCGGCCGGGCCAGCTCGTTCGAGGCGACCGTGCCGTGGGAGGTCCGGGACGAGAGCGGCACGGTCGTCCTCGACGGCTTCGCGACCGCGGAGGGCTGGATGGACAAGCTCTACCCGTGGACCTCCGAGGTCGACGTCAGCACCCTCGAGCCCGGCAGCTACACCTTCGTCGCCCGCACCGACGACCCCTCGGACGGCGAGGGCGGCGGGCCGACCGAGGACACCAAGCGGATCACGGTGAAGTGA
- a CDS encoding DUF6752 domain-containing protein has translation MTTDELRQRLRTQARHRLPAPVANRIRERAGLRERVRALEEEVQENRQLNRRIAELTDVVTELLLPLGARDQARVDEVLERYRSGL, from the coding sequence ATGACGACCGACGAGCTGAGGCAGCGCCTGCGCACGCAGGCCCGGCACCGCCTCCCCGCCCCCGTCGCGAACCGGATCCGCGAGCGGGCCGGCCTGCGCGAGCGGGTGCGGGCCCTCGAGGAGGAGGTGCAGGAGAACCGGCAGCTGAACCGCCGGATCGCCGAGCTCACCGACGTCGTGACCGAGCTGCTGCTGCCGCTCGGCGCGCGGGACCAGGCCCGGGTGGACGAGGTGCTGGAGCGGTACCGCAGCGGGCTCTGA
- a CDS encoding MBL fold metallo-hydrolase, whose product MPFTEVADRIWVRRVPSYDVNLTVVGGERGLVVVDTLATAAEAGAAIAAIGDLRAGRVVAVVNTHDHFDHVLGNATFRERYDDPPVHATEEAAARTDPAAPPADRTFSSAAVIDLGDRQLELVHPGRGHTAGDLVVRVPDADVLLAGDLVEESAPPSLGADSWPLEWPQTLDLVLGLLTPDSVVVPGHGGTVDRRFVEQQCDDLRAVAETIRDVATRGVPEAEALASATWPFPAEALHHAVARGYAQVPPARRQLPLA is encoded by the coding sequence GTGCCGTTCACCGAGGTCGCGGACCGGATCTGGGTCCGCCGTGTGCCGTCGTACGACGTCAACCTGACCGTCGTCGGCGGCGAGCGCGGCCTCGTCGTGGTCGACACGCTCGCCACCGCCGCGGAGGCCGGGGCGGCGATCGCCGCGATCGGAGACCTGCGCGCGGGCCGGGTCGTCGCGGTGGTCAACACCCACGACCACTTCGACCACGTGCTCGGGAACGCCACCTTCCGGGAGCGGTACGACGACCCGCCGGTGCACGCGACCGAGGAGGCCGCCGCCCGGACCGACCCGGCCGCGCCGCCCGCCGACCGCACCTTCTCCAGCGCCGCGGTGATCGACCTCGGCGACCGCCAGCTCGAGCTCGTCCACCCCGGACGCGGGCACACCGCCGGCGACCTCGTCGTCCGGGTGCCCGACGCGGACGTGCTGCTGGCCGGCGACCTGGTCGAGGAGTCCGCCCCGCCCTCGCTCGGCGCGGACTCCTGGCCACTGGAGTGGCCGCAGACCCTCGACCTCGTGCTCGGGCTGCTCACGCCGGACTCGGTGGTCGTGCCGGGGCACGGCGGCACCGTCGACCGGCGCTTCGTCGAGCAGCAGTGCGACGACCTGCGCGCCGTCGCCGAGACGATCCGCGACGTCGCCACGCGCGGCGTGCCGGAGGCCGAGGCGCTGGCCTCCGCCACCTGGCCGTTCCCGGCCGAGGCGCTGCACCACGCGGTCGCCCGGGGCTACGCGCAGGTGCCTCCCGCGCGCCGCCAGCTCCCGCTCGCCTGA
- a CDS encoding cytidine deaminase: MPDLSAEDQKLVTLARATRARIQAAEGAAVRDTDGRTYAAATVDLPSLRLSAVQAVVAMAVASGSRGVDACVLLGDAPDAGQDLTEPDAAVLADFAGAAGVVVHLGDARGAIGATVTRP; this comes from the coding sequence ATGCCCGACCTCTCCGCCGAGGACCAGAAGCTCGTCACCCTTGCCCGCGCCACCCGCGCGCGGATCCAGGCGGCAGAGGGCGCCGCCGTCCGCGACACCGACGGCCGCACGTACGCCGCCGCCACGGTCGACCTGCCCTCCCTCCGGCTGAGCGCGGTGCAGGCCGTGGTCGCGATGGCCGTCGCCTCGGGCTCCCGCGGCGTCGACGCCTGCGTCCTCCTCGGGGACGCGCCGGACGCCGGGCAGGACCTCACCGAGCCGGACGCCGCCGTCCTCGCCGACTTCGCCGGCGCCGCGGGCGTGGTCGTCCACCTCGGCGACGCCCGCGGCGCGATCGGGGCCACCGTCACCCGGCCATGA
- a CDS encoding 16S rRNA (uracil(1498)-N(3))-methyltransferase encodes MTLPQHLVPSLDGVRAGDEVTVEGDEAHHAVVVRRLRVGERLTLADGRGRVATGEVTATAKRAFTVAVVAVDDRPEPRPSVTVVQALPKGERGELAVEVLTEIGAARIVPWAAARSVAVWKGERAAKSLARWRATAREAAKQARRAWHPEVLPLATTDEVVALVAGVVGVGGVGGVGGVGGVDVAVVLHEDAAEPLAALALPADGDLLVVVGPEGGLTDDEVARFVAAGAVAVRLGEEVLRTSTAGVAAVAALLAQTPRWGGLTS; translated from the coding sequence ATGACCCTCCCGCAGCACCTCGTCCCGTCGCTCGACGGCGTGCGGGCCGGTGACGAGGTGACCGTCGAGGGCGACGAGGCACACCATGCGGTCGTCGTACGACGGCTCCGGGTCGGCGAGCGGCTGACCCTCGCCGACGGGAGGGGCCGGGTCGCGACCGGCGAGGTCACCGCGACGGCGAAGCGGGCGTTCACGGTGGCCGTCGTGGCCGTTGACGACCGCCCCGAGCCGCGGCCCTCGGTGACCGTCGTGCAGGCGCTGCCGAAGGGCGAGCGCGGGGAGCTGGCCGTCGAGGTGCTCACCGAGATCGGCGCCGCCCGGATCGTCCCGTGGGCGGCCGCCCGCAGCGTCGCGGTCTGGAAGGGCGAGCGGGCCGCCAAGTCGCTCGCGAGGTGGCGGGCCACCGCCCGCGAGGCCGCCAAGCAGGCTCGTCGCGCCTGGCACCCGGAGGTGCTGCCGCTGGCCACCACCGACGAGGTCGTCGCCCTGGTCGCCGGCGTCGTCGGCGTCGGTGGCGTCGGTGGCGTCGGTGGCGTCGGTGGCGTCGACGTCGCCGTCGTCCTGCACGAGGACGCCGCCGAGCCCCTCGCCGCGCTCGCCCTGCCCGCCGACGGCGACCTGCTGGTCGTGGTCGGGCCCGAGGGCGGGCTCACCGACGACGAGGTGGCCCGGTTCGTCGCCGCCGGCGCGGTCGCCGTACGGCTGGGCGAGGAGGTGCTGCGGACCTCGACCGCCGGCGTCGCCGCCGTCGCCGCGCTGCTCGCGCAGACCCCGCGCTGGGGTGGTCTGACCAGTTGA
- the ybeY gene encoding rRNA maturation RNase YbeY, producing MTIEILDESGSGIDVKHFSRLARFVMDQMRVHPLAELCIKAVDEDTIAELNAKWMEKEGPTDVLAFPMDELRPGLVNEEPEEGVLGDLVLCPVVAERQGEAAGHGTLAELELLTTHGILHLLGYDHAEPEEHTVMFGLQDQLLAQWRAHVAAS from the coding sequence GTGACCATCGAGATCCTCGACGAGTCCGGCAGCGGGATCGACGTCAAGCACTTCTCGCGGCTCGCCCGGTTCGTGATGGACCAGATGCGCGTCCACCCGCTCGCCGAGCTCTGCATCAAGGCCGTCGACGAGGACACCATCGCCGAGCTCAACGCGAAGTGGATGGAGAAGGAGGGCCCCACCGACGTGCTCGCCTTCCCCATGGACGAGCTCCGTCCGGGCCTGGTCAACGAGGAGCCCGAGGAGGGCGTGCTCGGCGACCTCGTGCTCTGCCCGGTCGTCGCGGAGCGCCAGGGCGAGGCGGCCGGCCACGGCACCCTCGCCGAGCTGGAGCTGCTGACCACCCACGGCATCCTCCACCTGCTCGGCTACGACCACGCCGAGCCGGAGGAGCACACGGTGATGTTCGGCCTCCAGGACCAGCTCCTGGCCCAGTGGCGCGCCCACGTGGCCGCCTCCTGA
- a CDS encoding DUF1330 domain-containing protein: protein MPAYWISNYRAVHDAEKLAAYAALAGPVLAEHGGRFLARGLPERVYEAGLDQRVVVIEFDSVEAAVAAHDSTGYQEALAALDDGAERDLRIVPGV from the coding sequence ATGCCTGCCTACTGGATCAGCAACTACCGCGCCGTCCACGACGCCGAGAAGCTGGCGGCCTACGCCGCCCTCGCCGGGCCGGTGCTCGCCGAGCACGGCGGCCGGTTCCTCGCCCGCGGCCTGCCCGAGCGGGTCTACGAGGCCGGGCTCGACCAGCGGGTGGTGGTCATCGAGTTCGACAGCGTCGAGGCGGCGGTCGCGGCCCACGACAGCACGGGCTACCAGGAGGCGCTCGCCGCGCTCGACGACGGCGCCGAGCGCGACCTCCGGATCGTCCCCGGCGTGTAG
- the dnaJ gene encoding molecular chaperone DnaJ, whose translation MSQDPYELLGVDRDADADTIKKAYRKLARQLHPDVNPDPESQERFKQVTAAYEVLTDPQKRAAYDRGGDPFGGGFGGQGAGFSFTDIMDAFFGGNAGGAGGGRGPRPRMRRGQDALIRIEVDLAEAAFGVSRELKVDTAVRCTTCGGEGAAPGSHPVPCETCRGAGEVAHVQRSFLGEIRTLRPCAACRGFGTVIPDPCRECAGDGRVRSRRTLTVKIPAGVDNGTRVQLSEQGEVGPGGGPAGDLYVEIHVAQHEIFERHGNDLHCTVTVPMTAAALGTTIELPTLEADLGPNEDVERYFDLQIPAGTQSGHQVVLRGRGVPGLRGGRGDLAVTVAVETPSRLDPRQEELLRELAAIRGEERPTGDVRPTHKSMFGRLRDAFSAH comes from the coding sequence GTGAGCCAGGACCCCTACGAGCTGCTGGGCGTCGACCGCGACGCCGACGCCGACACGATCAAGAAGGCGTACCGCAAGCTCGCCCGCCAGCTCCACCCGGACGTCAACCCCGACCCGGAGAGCCAGGAGCGCTTCAAGCAGGTCACCGCCGCCTACGAGGTGCTGACCGATCCGCAGAAGCGGGCGGCGTACGACCGTGGCGGCGACCCGTTCGGCGGCGGCTTCGGCGGCCAGGGCGCCGGCTTCTCGTTCACCGACATCATGGACGCCTTCTTCGGCGGCAACGCCGGCGGCGCGGGCGGCGGTCGCGGTCCCCGGCCGCGGATGCGCCGCGGCCAGGACGCTCTCATCCGGATCGAGGTCGACCTCGCCGAGGCGGCCTTCGGGGTCTCCCGCGAGCTCAAGGTCGACACCGCCGTGCGCTGCACCACCTGCGGCGGCGAGGGCGCGGCGCCCGGCAGCCACCCCGTCCCGTGCGAGACCTGCCGCGGCGCGGGGGAGGTCGCCCACGTCCAGCGCTCCTTCCTCGGCGAGATCCGCACCCTGCGGCCCTGCGCCGCGTGCCGCGGGTTCGGCACCGTCATCCCCGACCCGTGCCGCGAGTGCGCCGGCGACGGGCGGGTCCGCTCGCGTCGTACCCTCACCGTGAAGATCCCCGCCGGCGTCGACAACGGCACCCGGGTCCAGCTCAGCGAGCAGGGCGAGGTCGGGCCGGGCGGCGGTCCCGCCGGCGACCTGTACGTCGAGATCCACGTCGCCCAGCACGAGATCTTCGAGCGCCACGGCAACGACCTGCACTGCACGGTCACGGTGCCGATGACCGCCGCCGCGCTCGGCACCACGATCGAGCTGCCCACGCTCGAGGCCGACCTCGGCCCGAACGAGGACGTCGAGCGGTACTTCGACCTCCAGATCCCGGCCGGCACGCAGTCCGGCCACCAGGTCGTGCTCCGCGGCCGCGGCGTCCCCGGCCTGCGCGGCGGGCGGGGCGACCTGGCGGTCACCGTCGCCGTCGAGACGCCCTCGCGACTCGACCCGCGGCAGGAGGAGCTGCTGCGCGAGCTGGCGGCGATCCGCGGCGAGGAGCGGCCGACCGGCGACGTCCGGCCGACCCACAAGTCGATGTTCGGCCGGCTCCGCGACGCGTTCAGCGCCCACTGA
- a CDS encoding winged helix DNA-binding domain-containing protein: protein MTLSRRRLNRTLLLRQHLLERVAMPPAAMVGHLVGLQAQEPLPPYLSLAARLTDLDPHEVSAAIEDGALVRVLSLRDTVHLHLPEDAVTLPVWARPVREREMRASQTIGAARTVDRDAFTAAVDDVLAGGPLPQRRLGAALAERFPDHTAAQLGGVARLLAVLAQLPPRGCWKPAGSTAVAYDFASRWTGLPLAEPDVPEIVRRYLRAYGPATAADVTAWSGITRLGPALEAMDDLVRHEDEDGRPLYDVEGAPIADEDAPAPVRLLGSYDNVWLSHAARDRVTAPEHRRLWMGANGAQAMSVYVDGWLTGLWRVEEGRVVLGEPVRRLTRAERADLDDEVARVEALLAR, encoded by the coding sequence GTGACGCTCTCGCGCCGCCGGCTGAACCGGACCCTGCTGCTGCGCCAGCACCTGCTCGAGCGCGTCGCGATGCCGCCCGCCGCGATGGTGGGGCACCTGGTCGGGCTGCAGGCGCAGGAGCCGCTGCCGCCGTACCTCTCCCTGGCGGCACGCCTCACCGATCTCGACCCGCACGAGGTCAGCGCGGCGATCGAGGACGGCGCGCTGGTCCGGGTCCTCAGCCTGCGCGACACCGTGCACCTGCACCTGCCGGAGGACGCCGTCACGCTGCCGGTGTGGGCGAGGCCGGTGCGCGAGCGGGAGATGCGGGCGAGCCAGACCATCGGGGCCGCGCGGACCGTCGACCGGGACGCCTTCACCGCGGCGGTGGACGACGTGCTCGCCGGCGGCCCGCTCCCCCAGCGGCGGCTCGGCGCCGCCCTGGCCGAGCGGTTCCCCGACCACACCGCGGCCCAGCTCGGCGGCGTCGCGCGGCTGCTCGCGGTCCTCGCCCAGCTGCCACCGCGGGGCTGCTGGAAGCCGGCCGGGTCGACCGCGGTCGCCTACGACTTCGCCTCCCGCTGGACGGGGCTCCCGCTCGCCGAGCCCGACGTGCCGGAGATCGTGCGCCGCTACCTGCGTGCCTACGGCCCCGCCACCGCCGCCGACGTGACCGCCTGGTCCGGCATCACCCGCCTCGGCCCGGCGCTCGAGGCGATGGACGACCTGGTCCGGCACGAGGACGAGGACGGCAGGCCCCTGTACGACGTCGAGGGCGCCCCGATCGCCGACGAGGACGCCCCCGCACCGGTCCGCCTGCTCGGCAGCTACGACAACGTCTGGCTCTCCCACGCCGCCCGGGACCGGGTCACCGCACCGGAGCACCGCAGGCTGTGGATGGGCGCCAACGGCGCCCAGGCCATGTCGGTGTACGTCGACGGCTGGCTCACCGGGCTCTGGCGGGTCGAGGAGGGACGGGTCGTCCTGGGCGAGCCGGTGCGACGGCTGACCCGCGCCGAGCGGGCCGATCTGGACGACGAGGTCGCTCGGGTGGAGGCCCTGCTGGCCCGCTGA
- a CDS encoding hemolysin family protein: MIADSLWPLGAAAVLVVLAGLFAAADAALAGFSRARAQEMVGEGRAGARRLVVVLEDAPRHLNTALLLQLLCEIAAIVVVTLYVDDRLDASWWASGGLALGVMLVVSFVVIGVAPRTVGRQHAETVAVWCAWPLSALTTVLGPIPRLLILVGNAITPGRGFREGPFQTETELRELVDIAEASELIEAGERKMIHSVFELGDTTVREVMVPRGDVVYIETHKNLRQTMSLFLRSGFSRVPVIGENLDDVRGMAYLKDVVRRDFEAPDVELTQKVEEVMRPVVWVPESKPVDDLLREMQLRRQHVAIVVDEYGGTAGLITIEDLLEEIVGEITDEYDEAEVEVEHVGDGRDDEVRVSSRYPVDDLDEIFGFPIEEEDVDSVGGLLAKHLGRVPIPGSVVEAHGLRFEAEQAAGRRNKIGTVLISRAPSAGAVSGG, translated from the coding sequence ATGATCGCCGACAGTCTGTGGCCGCTGGGTGCAGCGGCCGTCCTGGTGGTGCTCGCAGGGTTGTTCGCCGCGGCGGACGCGGCCCTGGCGGGGTTCTCGCGCGCGCGGGCGCAGGAGATGGTGGGCGAGGGTCGCGCGGGCGCGCGGCGCCTGGTCGTCGTCCTCGAGGACGCGCCGCGGCACCTCAACACCGCGCTGCTGCTGCAGCTGCTGTGCGAGATCGCGGCGATCGTCGTCGTCACGCTGTACGTCGACGACCGCCTCGACGCGTCCTGGTGGGCCAGCGGCGGGCTGGCGCTGGGCGTGATGCTCGTGGTCTCCTTCGTCGTCATCGGCGTCGCGCCGCGCACCGTCGGCCGCCAGCACGCCGAGACCGTGGCCGTGTGGTGCGCCTGGCCGCTGTCGGCGCTGACCACCGTGCTCGGCCCGATCCCGCGGCTGCTGATCCTGGTCGGCAACGCGATCACACCGGGCCGCGGCTTCCGCGAGGGCCCGTTCCAGACGGAGACCGAGCTGCGTGAGCTCGTCGACATCGCCGAGGCCTCCGAGCTGATCGAGGCCGGCGAGCGGAAGATGATCCACTCCGTCTTCGAGCTCGGCGACACCACCGTGCGCGAGGTGATGGTGCCGCGCGGCGACGTGGTCTACATCGAGACCCACAAGAACCTGCGCCAGACCATGTCGCTGTTCCTGCGCTCGGGCTTCTCCCGGGTCCCGGTCATCGGCGAGAACCTCGACGACGTGCGCGGCATGGCCTACCTCAAGGACGTCGTGCGCCGCGACTTCGAGGCGCCCGACGTCGAGCTCACCCAGAAGGTCGAGGAGGTCATGCGGCCGGTGGTCTGGGTGCCGGAGTCCAAGCCGGTCGACGACCTGCTCCGCGAGATGCAGCTGCGCCGCCAGCACGTCGCGATCGTCGTCGACGAGTACGGCGGCACGGCCGGCCTGATCACCATCGAGGACCTGCTCGAGGAGATCGTCGGCGAGATCACCGACGAGTACGACGAGGCCGAGGTCGAGGTCGAGCACGTCGGCGACGGCCGCGACGACGAGGTCCGGGTCTCCTCCCGCTACCCGGTCGACGACCTCGACGAGATCTTCGGCTTCCCGATCGAGGAGGAGGACGTCGACTCGGTCGGCGGGCTGCTCGCCAAGCACCTCGGCCGGGTCCCGATCCCGGGCTCGGTGGTCGAGGCCCACGGGCTGCGCTTCGAGGCCGAGCAGGCGGCCGGTCGCCGCAACAAGATCGGCACCGTGCTGATCTCGCGGGCGCCGTCGGCCGGCGCCGTCAGCGGCGGCTGA
- a CDS encoding DUF3097 domain-containing protein — MDRYGTDVLSGDWKVPQRGRAVEAPADLGQVVEEVTTDFCGEIVAVDRDLHTVTLEDRRLKRRTFPLGAGFLLEGRPVILTAPVTKAAPARPTRTASGSIAVHDAKARVARASRIFVEGRHDAELVEKVWGDDLRIEGVVVEYLGGVDDLADHLRDFKPAPNRRVGVLVDHLVAGSKESRIAQGIMRSAVGKDVLIVGHPFIDIWQAVKPSRLGFEAWPKVPRGIDWKKGTCQQLGWPHRDQADIARAWKHILGGVRGFQDLDPALLGRVEELIDFVTTS; from the coding sequence GTGGATCGCTACGGGACCGACGTGCTGTCGGGCGACTGGAAGGTGCCCCAGCGGGGCCGGGCCGTGGAGGCGCCGGCCGACCTCGGCCAGGTGGTCGAGGAGGTCACCACCGACTTCTGCGGCGAGATCGTGGCCGTCGACCGCGACCTGCACACGGTGACGCTCGAGGACCGGCGGCTGAAGCGGCGTACCTTCCCGCTCGGAGCGGGCTTCCTGCTCGAGGGCAGGCCGGTCATCCTCACGGCGCCGGTGACCAAGGCGGCGCCCGCCAGGCCGACGCGTACGGCGAGCGGCTCGATCGCGGTCCACGACGCGAAGGCGCGGGTGGCGCGCGCCAGCCGGATCTTCGTCGAGGGCCGGCACGACGCCGAGCTGGTCGAGAAGGTGTGGGGCGACGACCTGCGGATCGAGGGCGTGGTCGTGGAGTACCTCGGCGGCGTCGACGACCTCGCCGACCACCTGCGCGACTTCAAGCCCGCGCCCAACCGGCGGGTCGGCGTGCTGGTGGACCACCTGGTCGCCGGCTCCAAGGAGAGCCGGATCGCGCAGGGCATCATGAGGTCGGCGGTCGGCAAGGACGTGCTGATCGTCGGGCACCCGTTCATCGACATCTGGCAGGCGGTCAAGCCGTCGCGGCTGGGGTTCGAGGCCTGGCCGAAGGTGCCCAGGGGCATCGACTGGAAGAAGGGCACCTGCCAGCAGCTCGGCTGGCCGCACCGCGACCAGGCCGACATCGCCCGGGCGTGGAAGCACATCCTCGGCGGGGTGCGCGGGTTCCAGGACCTCGACCCGGCCCTGCTCGGGCGGGTCGAGGAGCTGATCGACTTCGTGACCACATCCTGA
- the hrcA gene encoding heat-inducible transcriptional repressor HrcA — translation MQEDRRLAVLRAIVEDYVATEEPVGSKALVERHHLNVSPATIRNDMAALEEEGYLHQPHTSAGRVPTDKGYRLFVDRLSTVKPTTSAERRAIAGFLEGAVDLDDVVHRSVRLLAQLTRQVAVVQYPTLSRSTVRHIEVVALTPSRLLLVLILSSGRVEQRLVELDDEIDDDDLGTLRTRINLAATGEVIADAASALDALVRAEEGTPSASGATVAVVEILVEAMSDHRSDERVVVGGTANLARFGDSFETSVRPLLEALEEQVVLLKLLGEATSGGAVTVRIGAEGPIQELASTSVVATGYGPDDALAALGIVGPTRMDYPGTMAAVRAVARYVSRILDES, via the coding sequence ATGCAGGAGGACCGCAGGCTCGCCGTGCTGCGGGCGATCGTCGAGGACTACGTCGCGACGGAGGAGCCCGTCGGCTCGAAGGCCCTGGTCGAGCGCCACCACCTCAACGTCTCTCCGGCGACCATCCGCAACGACATGGCCGCGCTGGAGGAGGAGGGCTACCTCCACCAGCCCCACACGAGCGCCGGGCGAGTGCCGACCGACAAGGGCTACCGGCTCTTCGTCGACCGGCTCTCGACGGTCAAGCCGACCACCTCCGCCGAGCGCCGTGCCATCGCCGGCTTCCTCGAGGGCGCCGTCGACCTCGACGACGTCGTGCACCGCTCGGTGCGGCTGCTGGCGCAGCTGACCCGGCAGGTCGCGGTGGTGCAGTACCCCACGCTGTCCCGCTCGACCGTGCGTCACATCGAGGTCGTCGCGCTCACGCCGTCCCGGCTGCTGCTGGTGCTGATCCTCAGCTCCGGCCGGGTCGAGCAGCGCCTGGTCGAGCTCGACGACGAGATCGACGACGACGATCTCGGCACGCTGCGGACCCGGATCAACCTCGCCGCGACCGGCGAGGTGATCGCCGACGCCGCGTCCGCGCTCGACGCGCTGGTCCGGGCCGAGGAGGGTACGCCGAGCGCGTCGGGTGCCACGGTCGCCGTCGTCGAGATCTTGGTCGAGGCGATGAGCGACCACCGCTCCGACGAGCGGGTCGTGGTCGGCGGCACCGCCAACCTCGCCCGGTTCGGCGACAGCTTCGAGACCTCGGTCCGGCCGCTGCTCGAGGCGCTGGAGGAGCAGGTCGTGCTCCTCAAGCTCCTGGGCGAGGCCACCAGCGGTGGCGCGGTGACCGTCCGGATCGGCGCCGAGGGCCCGATCCAGGAGCTGGCGTCGACCAGCGTCGTCGCCACCGGCTACGGCCCCGACGACGCGCTCGCCGCGCTCGGCATCGTGGGTCCCACCCGCATGGACTACCCCGGAACGATGGCGGCCGTGCGCGCAGTCGCGCGCTACGTCTCGCGCATCCTCGACGAGAGCTGA
- a CDS encoding MBL fold metallo-hydrolase, whose product MALGLRLRLGRPEIGRYADRFGLPQRADGVGVTFLGVASLLVEDGRSAVLTDGFFSRPSLPRVALGRIAPDEQRIRRTLARAGIDRVDVVAPVHTHYDHALDSAVVAARTGARLLGGASAAQIGRGGGLPQDRVGVVVPDEPVVVGGFRLTWVEGEHCPPDRYPGPITAPVVPPARTDAYRCGEAWSILVEHDSGRTALVQGSAGFRAGALAGRRADVAYLGVGQLGVQDRAYVERYWAETVETVGARQVVLIHWDDFFRPLDRPLRALPYLGDDLDATMAVLTGLAERQGVGLHFPTVWRREDPWALLG is encoded by the coding sequence GTGGCCCTCGGCCTGCGGCTCCGGCTCGGGCGTCCCGAGATCGGCCGGTACGCCGACCGGTTCGGCCTGCCGCAGCGCGCCGACGGCGTCGGCGTGACCTTCCTGGGCGTGGCGTCGCTGCTCGTCGAGGACGGCCGCTCGGCGGTCCTCACCGACGGCTTCTTCTCCCGCCCGTCCCTCCCGCGCGTCGCGCTCGGCCGGATCGCGCCGGACGAGCAGCGGATCCGCCGGACCCTGGCCCGGGCCGGGATCGACCGGGTCGACGTCGTCGCGCCCGTGCACACCCACTACGACCACGCGCTGGACTCCGCGGTCGTGGCCGCCCGCACCGGCGCCCGGCTGCTGGGCGGCGCGTCGGCCGCGCAGATCGGGCGGGGCGGCGGGCTGCCGCAGGACCGGGTCGGGGTCGTCGTACCGGATGAGCCGGTCGTGGTCGGCGGGTTCCGGCTGACCTGGGTCGAGGGCGAGCACTGCCCGCCCGACCGGTACCCGGGGCCGATCACGGCGCCGGTGGTGCCGCCGGCGCGGACCGACGCCTACCGGTGCGGCGAGGCGTGGTCGATCCTCGTCGAGCACGACAGCGGGCGCACCGCGCTGGTCCAGGGCAGCGCGGGCTTCCGCGCCGGAGCCCTGGCGGGCCGCCGCGCCGACGTGGCGTACCTCGGCGTGGGACAGCTCGGCGTGCAGGACCGGGCGTACGTCGAGCGGTACTGGGCCGAGACGGTCGAGACCGTCGGCGCCCGGCAGGTCGTGCTGATCCACTGGGACGACTTCTTCCGGCCCCTCGACCGGCCGCTGCGCGCCCTGCCCTACCTCGGCGACGACCTCGACGCGACGATGGCGGTGCTCACCGGGCTCGCGGAGCGCCAGGGCGTCGGGCTGCACTTCCCGACGGTGTGGCGGCGCGAGGACCCGTGGGCGCTGCTCGGCTGA